Part of the Trichocoleus desertorum ATA4-8-CV12 genome, TCTCAACCTAACATCGATGAGCTAGTGAAAGATTTGGGGTTTTCAGTCCCTAACGAGATCTATGAGCTTTATGAATGGTGCAATGGTTGCTCATTAAAGGAACCAATTGCGTTTCATTCGTATTACTTGTTACCTCTTGAACAAGTAGTAAGGCTTCGCAAGGATAAATATGGTTTGAATTATGGAGAGTCTTGGATGCAAGATGATCCTAGTTGGTTCCCTGTCTTTAAGGTTTGGTCTACGCACGCTTTTCTTGTTATTATTCTAGGAGATAAAGAAAAAAGCCTAGTGCAGATATACGACCCAGAATGTGAAAACTACAATGTTCGCTATGAGAGTTTGACGAATCTGCTGTTGCATAGTGCTAAGTGGTTGGAAGCCGCAAAACATCATGAAAAGATAGGAGGATTCTGGGAAGTAGAGCGAAGCATCGATGCACAATTGATGGTTAAGTATTGCATTCGTGAACCGCTTGGGTAAGATGATCTAAAGTGGGCTGAAAGAGATGTATGAGCTGCTTGGCTGACAAAAGTCTTAGCGATTGAAACGAAAGGTAGGAGGGAAGAGGAGCTTAGTTTAAGCTGATCAGTTACCACACTCATTAGCAAGACCGATGGCTCCTACTTCCCGCCTCTATCATGCGTTGCATGATTATTTGAGTCAATGCCAAGACCTCTGGCGTGATGTTCGACATTTGCAAACGTTGTGCTGGATGATGGTCGGCATCATCCACAGTCAGAAGCTTCATCTCAATGGATTTGGGGTGTATGTTCTGAGCCGAGCCACCTTTGCTCAGTCCCATCAACGACGGTTTCGACGGTGGTTGTCCAATCGGCGCATTGACGTGGTAACCGTTCATCAGGCGCTGATGGCTCAAGCTTTGTCTCAATGGGGCGACGAGCGGATGTATTTGAGCCTGGACACAACTGTGGTCTGGAATTGTTTTTGCCTCGTTTGGGTTGGGGTGGTCTATCGAGGACGAACCATTCCCATCGCTTGGAGAGTGGTCGCTCAAGCGAGCAGTAGCGTGGGATGGTGGACCATTCAACGGGTGCTACGGCAAGCGGCAAAAGTGATGCCAGAGGGGGCAACGGTTGTGTTACTAGCAGACCGGGGTTTTGCCGATGGCAAGTTGATGAAGTATCTCTGCGAGACATTAAACTGGCATTTTCGTATCCGCATCAAACGCTCGTTTCAGTTTCAACTGGCGGGCAGTTGGCACAAAGTTTCATCGATTCAACTCCAACCCGGACAAGCGTACTTCACTCCAGCTGTCTCTCTTAGTAAAAGGAAGCCCGATGCCAATGTTTATCTCGCCTTTGCTCATGACCAACCCAGTGATGAGGATTGGGTGATTGTCAGTGATGAACCCGCCACGTTACAAACCTTTGCCCAATACCGATTCCGGTTCCAAGTGGAAGAATCCTTTTTAGACCTCAAATCCAATGGCTTCAGCCTCGAGGCGTCACGC contains:
- a CDS encoding transposase, with the protein product MAPTSRLYHALHDYLSQCQDLWRDVRHLQTLCWMMVGIIHSQKLHLNGFGVYVLSRATFAQSHQRRFRRWLSNRRIDVVTVHQALMAQALSQWGDERMYLSLDTTVVWNCFCLVWVGVVYRGRTIPIAWRVVAQASSSVGWWTIQRVLRQAAKVMPEGATVVLLADRGFADGKLMKYLCETLNWHFRIRIKRSFQFQLAGSWHKVSSIQLQPGQAYFTPAVSLSKRKPDANVYLAFAHDQPSDEDWVIVSDEPATLQTFAQYRFRFQVEESFLDLKSNGFSLEASRLRDKFALTQLCGVIALTMLFLALQGTQVVASGQRRLVDAHWNRGMSYLKLGWNWIRLALTQQWKLSLFRFLSSAPAPQPAIASQRQHKQSLNREFIVLKHFPAF
- a CDS encoding SMI1/KNR4 family protein; protein product: MSELTSALERIAAWYQENKPQFCPVFQPGLSQPNIDELVKDLGFSVPNEIYELYEWCNGCSLKEPIAFHSYYLLPLEQVVRLRKDKYGLNYGESWMQDDPSWFPVFKVWSTHAFLVIILGDKEKSLVQIYDPECENYNVRYESLTNLLLHSAKWLEAAKHHEKIGGFWEVERSIDAQLMVKYCIREPLG